From Drosophila yakuba strain Tai18E2 chromosome 2L, Prin_Dyak_Tai18E2_2.1, whole genome shotgun sequence, one genomic window encodes:
- the LOC122319513 gene encoding putative uncharacterized protein DDB_G0283779, whose amino-acid sequence MSSGINCREIFVFLEILIWNQAKQRNRQNNEHSSNNNKETNNGSGNNNTNNQHNKNHSNRSSSSSNNNNNNAVKVIKQQQQQLPKATKNKNFNSNNNSSSNSNNLHLLQKG is encoded by the coding sequence ATGTCTTCCGGAATTAATTGTCGTGaaattttcgtatttttggaaattttgaTTTGGAATCAAGCAAAACAGAGAAATCGACAAAACAATGAGcatagcagcaacaacaacaaggaaaccaacaacggcagcggcaacaacaacaccaacaatcAACATAATAAAAATCACAGCAAccgtagcagcagcagcagcaacaacaacaacaacaacgcagtGAAAGTgataaagcagcagcaacaacaactgcccaaagcaaccaaaaacaaaaacttcaATAGCAATaacaatagcagcagcaacagcaacaatctGCACTTACTGCAAAAGGGCTAA
- the LOC6528885 gene encoding uncharacterized protein LOC6528885 encodes MEDRRQRMRAYRRARRKFACVVYMVTIAWMVLALLQWLLVSLISDISVAFINFYWISVIFFALAMVMVTLFIFFEKIRFIIGLNWLITVLIVEFVIVGIFALVARSLWEDLVMWFFICVLLVFVFVLLGSIIPHDLTLDVVILFVMAFIFLIVTVFFVMMHILIDMPYSFVVFQIFISIIVLLFVMYHAQTINGGRFAEMRLNDHLLASLILFHDFIIIFLLTFYAQIVYRFASKGASTTGSPLEGNWMQTTPVYGNVAVEGNDEDSKGGSNSMGSENAPGDLSPS; translated from the exons ATGGAGGACCGCCGCCAGAGAATGCGGGCATATCGGCGGGCCCGCCGGAAGTTTGCCTGCGTCGTCTACATGGTGACCATAGCCTGGATGGTCCTGGCCCTCCTGCAGTGGCTGCTGGTCAGCCTGAT ATCGGACATTAGCGTGGCCTTTATAAACTTCTACTGGATTAGCGTGATCTTCTTCGCGCTGGCCATGGTGATGGTCACGCTATTCATATTCTTCGAGAAGATCCGCTTTATCATTGGCCTCAACTGGCTGATCACCGTGCTTATA GTGGAGTTTGTGATAGTAGGTATATTTGCTCTGGTGGCGAGATCTCTTTGGGAAGACTTGGTAATGTGGTTTTTCATCTGTGTGTTATTGGTCTTCGTGTTTGTGCTGCTGGGATCCATAATACCA CACGATCTTACATTGGACGTTGTGATACTTTTTGTAATGGCCTTCATTTTCCTGATCGTCACCGTATTCTTTGTCATGATGCACATTCTGATCGACATGCCGTACTCCTTCGTGGTATTCCAGATCTTCATAAGCATTATTGTGCTCTtg TTCGTGATGTACCATGCCCAGACGATCAATGGTGGACGCTTTGCCGAGATGCGACTGAACGATCACCTGCTGGCCTCGCTCATCCTCTTCCACGacttcatcatcatcttccTGCTCACATTCTATGCACAGATTGTCTACCGGTTCGCTTCGAAGGGCGCGTCTACCACGGGATCTCCGTTGGAAGGCAACTGGATGCAGACGACACCGGTTTATGGTAATGTCGCCGTGGAAGGCAATGACGAGGACTCCAAGGGTGGGTCGAATTCAATGGGCAGTGAGAACGCTCCTGGTGACCTATCACCAAGCTAG
- the LOC6528886 gene encoding uncharacterized protein LOC6528886 isoform X2: MLREDPPPRQKSWVGPTYRVTIIMLVIGQIQVSVAMEISPLKEFFGERYYLSLVQFVISFLSIQLYGFFYHIIAKKPMWVRVLAGLWTYEVNTLSIMKPAKRAPYISLILSIFLTFLMMIISVIYGNKAVKHHKGLFTSRHKVILWSERIFVLTCFGIIVCAEMKRVIIEFPTLLVYTILSSLYFSNSARSSS, encoded by the exons ATGTTGCGCGAAGACCCCCCACCGCGCCAAAAGAGTTGGGTGGGACCCACATACAGAGTAACCATAATTATGCTGGTCATCGGACAGATTCAGGTCTCGGTGGCCATGGAGAT CTCGCCCCTCAAGGAATTTTTTGGGGAACGATACTACCTCAGTCTTGTGCAGTTTGTCATCAGCTTCCTGTCCATCCAGCTCTACGGATTCTTTTACCACATCATCGCTAAGAAGCCTATGTGGGTACGGGTATTGGCGGGCCTCTGGACG TACGAGGTGAACACCTTGTCGATCATGAAGCCCGCCAAAAGAGCCCCTTACATAAGCCTCATCCTGTCCATCTTCCTAACCTTCCTCATGATGATCATCAGTGTGATATACGGAAATAAGGCGGTCAAACACCACAAGGGCCTTTTC ACTTCCCGGCACAAGGTGATCCTGTGGAGCGAGCGGATATTTGTCCTCACCTGCTTTGGCATCATCGTGTGTGCCGAGATGAAGCGTGTTATCATAGAGTTTCCTACCCTGCTAGTATACACTATTCTCTCGAGCTTG TATTTCTCCAATTCTGCCCGCAGTTCGTCATAG
- the LOC6528884 gene encoding histidine decarboxylase isoform X3: MDFKEYRQRGKEMVDYIADYLENIRERRVFPDVSPGYMRQLLPESAPIEGEPWPKIFSDVERIVMPGITHWQSPHMHAYFPALNSMPSLLGDMLADAINCLGFTWASSPACTELEIIVMNWLGKMIGLPDAFLHLSSQSQGGGVLQTTASEATLVCLLAGRTRAIQRFHERHPGYQDAEINARLVAYCSDQAHSSVEKAALIGLVRMRYIEADEDLAMRGKLLREAIEDDIKQGLVPFWVCATLGTTGSCSFDNLEEIGIVCAEHRLWLHVDAAYAGSAFICPEFRTWLRGIERADSIAFNPSKWLMVHFDATALWVRDSTAVHRTFNVEPLYLQHENSGVAVDFMHWQIPLSRRFRALKVWFVLRSYGIKGLQRHIREGVRLAQKFEALVLADHRFELPAKRHLGLVVFRIRGDNEITEKLLKRLNHRGNLHCIPSSLKGQYVIRFTITSTHTTLDDIVKDWMEIRQVASTVLEEMNITISNRVYLKETKEKNEAFGSSLLLSNSPLSPKVVNGSFAAIFDADEFLAKTYAGVRIAHQESPSMRRRVRGILMSGKQFSLDSHMDVVVQTTLDAGNGATRTSITNSYGRTTSAAQANSERQASIQEDNEESPEGMKPRN; encoded by the exons ATGGACTTCAAGGAATACCGCCAAAGGG GCAAGGAGATGGTCGACTATATTGCAGACTATCTGGAGAACATCCGGGAACGCCGAGTTTTTCCGGATGTAAGTCCCGGCTATATGCGCCAGTTACTGCCGGAGTCCGCACCAATCGAGGGAGAGCCGTGGCCGAAAATATTCTCGGATGTGGAGCGGATCGTGATGCCGGGCATAACCCACTGGCAGTCGCCCCACATGCACGCCTACTTTCCGGCCCTCAACTCCATGCCTTCCCTACTGGGCGACATGTTGGCGGATGCGATTAACTGCCTGGGATTCACCTGGGCAAGCTCGCCGGCCTGCACCGAACTGGAGATCATAGTGATGAACTGGCTGGGCAAGATGATCGGCCTGCCGGACGCCTTTCTCCACCTGAGCTCCCAAAGTCAGGGCGGCGGGGTGCTGCAGACCACTGCGAGTGAAGCTACCCTAGTTTGTCTGCTGGCGGGGCGGACTCGGGCAATCCAGCGATTTCATGAGCGACATCCTGGCTACCAGGATGCGGAGATCAACGCCCGACTGGTGGCCTACTGCTCCGATCAGGCGCACTCCAGTGTGGAAAAGGCAGCGCTGATTG GACTCGTGAGGATGCGGTACATCGAGGCGGATGAGGACCTGGCGATGCGCGGCAAACTGTTGCGCGAAGCCATCGAGGATGACATTAAGCAGGGCCTGGTCCCCTTCTGG GTCTGCGCCACGCTCGGCACCACGGGCAGCTGCAGCTTCGATAACCTGGAGGAG ATTGGCATCGTGTGCGCGGAGCACCGCCTGTGGCTCCACGTGGACGCCGCGTACGCTGGCAGCGCCTTCATCTGCCCGGAGTTTCGCACCTGGCTGCGTGGAATTGAGCGGGCGGATTCGATAGCCTTCAATCCGTCCAAGTGGCTGATGGTGCACTTCGATGCCACCGCACTGTGGGTTCGGGATAGCACCGCTGTCCACAGGACCTTTAATGTGGAGCCGCTGTATCTGCAGCACGAAAATTCTGGAGTGGCAGTGGACTTTATGCACTGGCAGATACCACTGAGTCGCCGATTCCGGGCTCTGAAGGTGTGGTTCGTCCTGCGATCCTACGGGATCAAAGGACTACAGCGCCACATCCGCGAAGGCGTTCGTTTGGCGCAGAAATTCGAGGCCCTCGTCCTGGCTGATCACCGTTTCGAGTTGCCCGCCAAAAGGCATCTTGGACTGGTGGTATTCCGGATCCGCGGCGATAACGAGATCACCGAGAAGCTGCTGAAAAGGCTGAATCACCGCGGCAACCTTCACTGCATCCCCTCATCGCTGAAGGGACAGTATGTCATCCGGTTCACCATCACCTCGACGCACACGACCTTGGACGATATCGTCAAAGATTGGATGGAGATCCGGCAGGTGGCCTCCACTGTGCTGGAGGAGATGAACATCACAATCTCGAACCGCGTCTATCTCAAGG AAACCAAGGAAAAGAACGAAGCTTTCGGCTCGAGTCTTCTGCTCTCCAATTCTCCGCTATCGCCCAAGGTGGTTAATGGCTCCTTTGCGGCCATATTTGATGCTGATGagtttctggccaaaacctATGCCGGTGTTCGAATAGCG CACCAGGAATCGCCATCGATGAGACGACGTGTGCGTGGCATCCTCATGTCGGGCAAGCAGTTCTCTCTGGATTCGCACATGGACGTGGTGGTTCAGACGACCCTGGACGCCGGCAATGGAGCCACTCGCACCAGCATCACCAACTCCTATGGCCGCACTACTTCCGCGGCCCAGGCAAACTCAGAGAGGCAGGCCAGCATCCAGGAGGACAACGAGGAGTCGCCGGAAGGTATGAAGCCCAG aAACTGA
- the LOC6528882 gene encoding forkhead box protein P1 yields the protein MWEINSNIGTSTSRSRGTLPTVLTWSGSNGAGTTECCSAALQPSSGDALHVQQQQQQQQQQQHQQQQQQQQQQQQQDTKTRMTTTTGKRGVHRYRSKLSHRCTATIAAY from the coding sequence ATGTGGGaaatcaacagcaacattggcacatccacatccagatcCAGAGGCACACTTCCAACTGTTTTGACGTGGTCGGGTTCCAATGGCGCTGGCACTACCGAATGCTGCAGCGCAGCCTTGCAGCCATCCAGCGGCGACGCGTTGCAtgtgcagcaacaacagcagcagcaacagcagcagcaacatcagcagcaacagcaacagcagcaacaacagcagcagcaggatacGAAAACGAGGATGACAACGACCACAGGCAAACGCGGAGTACACAGATACAGAAGCAAGCTCAGTCACCGATGCACAGCAACAATTGCTGCATATTAG
- the LOC6528884 gene encoding histidine decarboxylase isoform X2: MDFKEYRQRGKEMVDYIADYLENIRERRVFPDVSPGYMRQLLPESAPIEGEPWPKIFSDVERIVMPGITHWQSPHMHAYFPALNSMPSLLGDMLADAINCLGFTWASSPACTELEIIVMNWLGKMIGLPDAFLHLSSQSQGGGVLQTTASEATLVCLLAGRTRAIQRFHERHPGYQDAEINARLVAYCSDQAHSSVEKAALIGLVRMRYIEADEDLAMRGKLLREAIEDDIKQGLVPFWVCATLGTTGSCSFDNLEEIGIVCAEHRLWLHVDAAYAGSAFICPEFRTWLRGIERADSIAFNPSKWLMVHFDATALWVRDSTAVHRTFNVEPLYLQHENSGVAVDFMHWQIPLSRRFRALKVWFVLRSYGIKGLQRHIREGVRLAQKFEALVLADHRFELPAKRHLGLVVFRIRGDNEITEKLLKRLNHRGNLHCIPSSLKGQYVIRFTITSTHTTLDDIVKDWMEIRQVASTVLEEMNITISNRVYLKETKEKNEAFGSSLLLSNSPLSPKVVNGSFAAIFDADEFLAKTYAGVRIAESPSMRRRVRGILMSGKQFSLDSHMDVVVQTTLDAGNGATRTSITNSYGRTTSAAQANSERQASIQEDNEESPEETELLSLCRTSNAPTPEHAHSLSTPSRSCSSSSHSLTQSPTQSSPRSSPVNRFRPITLGAVPSQSQLSMPIATPLPNRNVTVSVDSLLTPVTTCNVYHGKRFLEPLENLAQTSASFSSSIFRLPTPLATPTQESLEDPDWPAKTFSQLLLERYSSPSQSLGNNSSTESSSLSGGATPTPTPLSSLDELVTPLLLSFASPSQPMLSAHGLGEGQRERERGSDSDATVCSTTSSMESL, translated from the exons ATGGACTTCAAGGAATACCGCCAAAGGG GCAAGGAGATGGTCGACTATATTGCAGACTATCTGGAGAACATCCGGGAACGCCGAGTTTTTCCGGATGTAAGTCCCGGCTATATGCGCCAGTTACTGCCGGAGTCCGCACCAATCGAGGGAGAGCCGTGGCCGAAAATATTCTCGGATGTGGAGCGGATCGTGATGCCGGGCATAACCCACTGGCAGTCGCCCCACATGCACGCCTACTTTCCGGCCCTCAACTCCATGCCTTCCCTACTGGGCGACATGTTGGCGGATGCGATTAACTGCCTGGGATTCACCTGGGCAAGCTCGCCGGCCTGCACCGAACTGGAGATCATAGTGATGAACTGGCTGGGCAAGATGATCGGCCTGCCGGACGCCTTTCTCCACCTGAGCTCCCAAAGTCAGGGCGGCGGGGTGCTGCAGACCACTGCGAGTGAAGCTACCCTAGTTTGTCTGCTGGCGGGGCGGACTCGGGCAATCCAGCGATTTCATGAGCGACATCCTGGCTACCAGGATGCGGAGATCAACGCCCGACTGGTGGCCTACTGCTCCGATCAGGCGCACTCCAGTGTGGAAAAGGCAGCGCTGATTG GACTCGTGAGGATGCGGTACATCGAGGCGGATGAGGACCTGGCGATGCGCGGCAAACTGTTGCGCGAAGCCATCGAGGATGACATTAAGCAGGGCCTGGTCCCCTTCTGG GTCTGCGCCACGCTCGGCACCACGGGCAGCTGCAGCTTCGATAACCTGGAGGAG ATTGGCATCGTGTGCGCGGAGCACCGCCTGTGGCTCCACGTGGACGCCGCGTACGCTGGCAGCGCCTTCATCTGCCCGGAGTTTCGCACCTGGCTGCGTGGAATTGAGCGGGCGGATTCGATAGCCTTCAATCCGTCCAAGTGGCTGATGGTGCACTTCGATGCCACCGCACTGTGGGTTCGGGATAGCACCGCTGTCCACAGGACCTTTAATGTGGAGCCGCTGTATCTGCAGCACGAAAATTCTGGAGTGGCAGTGGACTTTATGCACTGGCAGATACCACTGAGTCGCCGATTCCGGGCTCTGAAGGTGTGGTTCGTCCTGCGATCCTACGGGATCAAAGGACTACAGCGCCACATCCGCGAAGGCGTTCGTTTGGCGCAGAAATTCGAGGCCCTCGTCCTGGCTGATCACCGTTTCGAGTTGCCCGCCAAAAGGCATCTTGGACTGGTGGTATTCCGGATCCGCGGCGATAACGAGATCACCGAGAAGCTGCTGAAAAGGCTGAATCACCGCGGCAACCTTCACTGCATCCCCTCATCGCTGAAGGGACAGTATGTCATCCGGTTCACCATCACCTCGACGCACACGACCTTGGACGATATCGTCAAAGATTGGATGGAGATCCGGCAGGTGGCCTCCACTGTGCTGGAGGAGATGAACATCACAATCTCGAACCGCGTCTATCTCAAGG AAACCAAGGAAAAGAACGAAGCTTTCGGCTCGAGTCTTCTGCTCTCCAATTCTCCGCTATCGCCCAAGGTGGTTAATGGCTCCTTTGCGGCCATATTTGATGCTGATGagtttctggccaaaacctATGCCGGTGTTCGAATAGCG GAATCGCCATCGATGAGACGACGTGTGCGTGGCATCCTCATGTCGGGCAAGCAGTTCTCTCTGGATTCGCACATGGACGTGGTGGTTCAGACGACCCTGGACGCCGGCAATGGAGCCACTCGCACCAGCATCACCAACTCCTATGGCCGCACTACTTCCGCGGCCCAGGCAAACTCAGAGAGGCAGGCCAGCATCCAGGAGGACAACGAGGAGTCGCCGGAAG aAACTGAATTGCTGTCACTGTGCAGAACCAGCAATGCTCCCACTCCCGAGCACGCCCACTCCCTATCCACTCCTAGTCGcagttgcagctccagctcccaCTCACTGACCCAATCTCCCACCCAATCCTCGCCGCGGTCCTCACCAGTCAACCGATTTCGACCTATTACTTTGGGCGCAGTGCCCAGTCAAAGCCAACTTTCAATGCccattgccacgcccctgccCAATCGCAATGTCACCGTGTCCGTGGATAGCCTCCTGACCCCGGTCACCACCTGCAACGTTTACCATGGCAAGCGGTTTCTGGAGCCCCTCGAGAATCTCGCCCAGACCAGTGCCtccttcagcagcagcatcttcCGCCTGCCGACGCccctggccacgcccactcagGAATCGCTGGAGGATCCGGACTGGCCGGCGAAGACCTTcagccagctgctgctggagcgCTACTCCTCGCCGTCCCAATCCCTGGGCAACAACTCCTCGACGGAGAGCAGCAGTCTCAGCGGCGGAGCCACCcccacgcccacgcccctGAGCAGCCTGGATGAACTGGTGACGCCACTGCTGCTGTCCTTCGCATCCCCCTCGCAGCCCATGCTCTCCGCCCATGGCCTTGGGGAGGGTCAGCGGGAACGGGAGCGGGGCAGCGACTCGGATGCCACCGTTTGTTCGACAACCTCATCGATGGAGTCGCTTTAG
- the LOC6528886 gene encoding uncharacterized protein LOC6528886 isoform X1 yields the protein MLREDPPPRQKSWVGPTYRVTIIMLVIGQIQVSVAMEISPLKEFFGERYYLSLVQFVISFLSIQLYGFFYHIIAKKPMWVRVLAGLWTYEVNTLSIMKPAKRAPYISLILSIFLTFLMMIISVIYGNKAVKHHKGLFTSRHKVILWSERIFVLTCFGIIVCAEMKRVIIEFPTLLVYTILSSLFVIVFAASMRRPNFYRQESEADYILIGQLYYLNCFALYMGYVWTTASFIELMEWNADIHEIFVYLFYRKDIE from the exons ATGTTGCGCGAAGACCCCCCACCGCGCCAAAAGAGTTGGGTGGGACCCACATACAGAGTAACCATAATTATGCTGGTCATCGGACAGATTCAGGTCTCGGTGGCCATGGAGAT CTCGCCCCTCAAGGAATTTTTTGGGGAACGATACTACCTCAGTCTTGTGCAGTTTGTCATCAGCTTCCTGTCCATCCAGCTCTACGGATTCTTTTACCACATCATCGCTAAGAAGCCTATGTGGGTACGGGTATTGGCGGGCCTCTGGACG TACGAGGTGAACACCTTGTCGATCATGAAGCCCGCCAAAAGAGCCCCTTACATAAGCCTCATCCTGTCCATCTTCCTAACCTTCCTCATGATGATCATCAGTGTGATATACGGAAATAAGGCGGTCAAACACCACAAGGGCCTTTTC ACTTCCCGGCACAAGGTGATCCTGTGGAGCGAGCGGATATTTGTCCTCACCTGCTTTGGCATCATCGTGTGTGCCGAGATGAAGCGTGTTATCATAGAGTTTCCTACCCTGCTAGTATACACTATTCTCTCGAGCTTG TTCGTCATAGTCTTTGCCGCTTCCATGCGAAGGCCGAACTTCTACCGCCAGGAGTCGGAAGCGGATTACATTCTGATCGGCCAGCTGTACTACCTTAACTGCTTTGCTCTGTACATGGGCTACGTGTGGACGACTGCCTCGTTTATAGAACTGATGGAATGGAACGCGGACATTCATGAAATATTCGTGTACCTGTTCTATCGGAAGGACATCGAATGA
- the LOC6528884 gene encoding histidine decarboxylase isoform X1 encodes MDFKEYRQRGKEMVDYIADYLENIRERRVFPDVSPGYMRQLLPESAPIEGEPWPKIFSDVERIVMPGITHWQSPHMHAYFPALNSMPSLLGDMLADAINCLGFTWASSPACTELEIIVMNWLGKMIGLPDAFLHLSSQSQGGGVLQTTASEATLVCLLAGRTRAIQRFHERHPGYQDAEINARLVAYCSDQAHSSVEKAALIGLVRMRYIEADEDLAMRGKLLREAIEDDIKQGLVPFWVCATLGTTGSCSFDNLEEIGIVCAEHRLWLHVDAAYAGSAFICPEFRTWLRGIERADSIAFNPSKWLMVHFDATALWVRDSTAVHRTFNVEPLYLQHENSGVAVDFMHWQIPLSRRFRALKVWFVLRSYGIKGLQRHIREGVRLAQKFEALVLADHRFELPAKRHLGLVVFRIRGDNEITEKLLKRLNHRGNLHCIPSSLKGQYVIRFTITSTHTTLDDIVKDWMEIRQVASTVLEEMNITISNRVYLKETKEKNEAFGSSLLLSNSPLSPKVVNGSFAAIFDADEFLAKTYAGVRIAHQESPSMRRRVRGILMSGKQFSLDSHMDVVVQTTLDAGNGATRTSITNSYGRTTSAAQANSERQASIQEDNEESPEETELLSLCRTSNAPTPEHAHSLSTPSRSCSSSSHSLTQSPTQSSPRSSPVNRFRPITLGAVPSQSQLSMPIATPLPNRNVTVSVDSLLTPVTTCNVYHGKRFLEPLENLAQTSASFSSSIFRLPTPLATPTQESLEDPDWPAKTFSQLLLERYSSPSQSLGNNSSTESSSLSGGATPTPTPLSSLDELVTPLLLSFASPSQPMLSAHGLGEGQRERERGSDSDATVCSTTSSMESL; translated from the exons ATGGACTTCAAGGAATACCGCCAAAGGG GCAAGGAGATGGTCGACTATATTGCAGACTATCTGGAGAACATCCGGGAACGCCGAGTTTTTCCGGATGTAAGTCCCGGCTATATGCGCCAGTTACTGCCGGAGTCCGCACCAATCGAGGGAGAGCCGTGGCCGAAAATATTCTCGGATGTGGAGCGGATCGTGATGCCGGGCATAACCCACTGGCAGTCGCCCCACATGCACGCCTACTTTCCGGCCCTCAACTCCATGCCTTCCCTACTGGGCGACATGTTGGCGGATGCGATTAACTGCCTGGGATTCACCTGGGCAAGCTCGCCGGCCTGCACCGAACTGGAGATCATAGTGATGAACTGGCTGGGCAAGATGATCGGCCTGCCGGACGCCTTTCTCCACCTGAGCTCCCAAAGTCAGGGCGGCGGGGTGCTGCAGACCACTGCGAGTGAAGCTACCCTAGTTTGTCTGCTGGCGGGGCGGACTCGGGCAATCCAGCGATTTCATGAGCGACATCCTGGCTACCAGGATGCGGAGATCAACGCCCGACTGGTGGCCTACTGCTCCGATCAGGCGCACTCCAGTGTGGAAAAGGCAGCGCTGATTG GACTCGTGAGGATGCGGTACATCGAGGCGGATGAGGACCTGGCGATGCGCGGCAAACTGTTGCGCGAAGCCATCGAGGATGACATTAAGCAGGGCCTGGTCCCCTTCTGG GTCTGCGCCACGCTCGGCACCACGGGCAGCTGCAGCTTCGATAACCTGGAGGAG ATTGGCATCGTGTGCGCGGAGCACCGCCTGTGGCTCCACGTGGACGCCGCGTACGCTGGCAGCGCCTTCATCTGCCCGGAGTTTCGCACCTGGCTGCGTGGAATTGAGCGGGCGGATTCGATAGCCTTCAATCCGTCCAAGTGGCTGATGGTGCACTTCGATGCCACCGCACTGTGGGTTCGGGATAGCACCGCTGTCCACAGGACCTTTAATGTGGAGCCGCTGTATCTGCAGCACGAAAATTCTGGAGTGGCAGTGGACTTTATGCACTGGCAGATACCACTGAGTCGCCGATTCCGGGCTCTGAAGGTGTGGTTCGTCCTGCGATCCTACGGGATCAAAGGACTACAGCGCCACATCCGCGAAGGCGTTCGTTTGGCGCAGAAATTCGAGGCCCTCGTCCTGGCTGATCACCGTTTCGAGTTGCCCGCCAAAAGGCATCTTGGACTGGTGGTATTCCGGATCCGCGGCGATAACGAGATCACCGAGAAGCTGCTGAAAAGGCTGAATCACCGCGGCAACCTTCACTGCATCCCCTCATCGCTGAAGGGACAGTATGTCATCCGGTTCACCATCACCTCGACGCACACGACCTTGGACGATATCGTCAAAGATTGGATGGAGATCCGGCAGGTGGCCTCCACTGTGCTGGAGGAGATGAACATCACAATCTCGAACCGCGTCTATCTCAAGG AAACCAAGGAAAAGAACGAAGCTTTCGGCTCGAGTCTTCTGCTCTCCAATTCTCCGCTATCGCCCAAGGTGGTTAATGGCTCCTTTGCGGCCATATTTGATGCTGATGagtttctggccaaaacctATGCCGGTGTTCGAATAGCG CACCAGGAATCGCCATCGATGAGACGACGTGTGCGTGGCATCCTCATGTCGGGCAAGCAGTTCTCTCTGGATTCGCACATGGACGTGGTGGTTCAGACGACCCTGGACGCCGGCAATGGAGCCACTCGCACCAGCATCACCAACTCCTATGGCCGCACTACTTCCGCGGCCCAGGCAAACTCAGAGAGGCAGGCCAGCATCCAGGAGGACAACGAGGAGTCGCCGGAAG aAACTGAATTGCTGTCACTGTGCAGAACCAGCAATGCTCCCACTCCCGAGCACGCCCACTCCCTATCCACTCCTAGTCGcagttgcagctccagctcccaCTCACTGACCCAATCTCCCACCCAATCCTCGCCGCGGTCCTCACCAGTCAACCGATTTCGACCTATTACTTTGGGCGCAGTGCCCAGTCAAAGCCAACTTTCAATGCccattgccacgcccctgccCAATCGCAATGTCACCGTGTCCGTGGATAGCCTCCTGACCCCGGTCACCACCTGCAACGTTTACCATGGCAAGCGGTTTCTGGAGCCCCTCGAGAATCTCGCCCAGACCAGTGCCtccttcagcagcagcatcttcCGCCTGCCGACGCccctggccacgcccactcagGAATCGCTGGAGGATCCGGACTGGCCGGCGAAGACCTTcagccagctgctgctggagcgCTACTCCTCGCCGTCCCAATCCCTGGGCAACAACTCCTCGACGGAGAGCAGCAGTCTCAGCGGCGGAGCCACCcccacgcccacgcccctGAGCAGCCTGGATGAACTGGTGACGCCACTGCTGCTGTCCTTCGCATCCCCCTCGCAGCCCATGCTCTCCGCCCATGGCCTTGGGGAGGGTCAGCGGGAACGGGAGCGGGGCAGCGACTCGGATGCCACCGTTTGTTCGACAACCTCATCGATGGAGTCGCTTTAG